From Roseburia hominis, the proteins below share one genomic window:
- the glgA gene encoding glycogen synthase GlgA, with product MKKILFVTSEAVPFIKTGGLADVAGSLPKYFDRKKYDVRVMLPKYMCMKDEWKDKLSYKLHFYMDLNWRQQYVGILELEHEGITFYFVDNEYYFNGSKPYGDIAYDIEKFAFFSKAALSSLPLLDFRPDIIHCHDWQTGLVPVFLDNFRYGNEFFRGIKTVFTIHNLKFQGVWDKKTIKDITGLPEYYFVPDKLEAYKDANFLKGGIVYSDRVTTVSASYAEEIKTPFYGERLDGLMNARSNCLSGIVNGIDYEDFNPATDPHIVRTYSVENFRKEKVKNKIALQEELGLEKDPKKMMIGVVSRLTDQKGFDLVNYVMDELCQDAVQLVVLGTGEEQYENSFRYFAWKYPDKVAALIYYSEPMSHKIYASCDAFLMPSLFEPCGLSQLMSLRYGTVPIVRETGGLKDTVEPYNEYEKTGTGFSFTNYNAHEMLNTIRYAEQIYYDKKRDWNKIVERGMQQDFSWKNSAKLYEELYESM from the coding sequence ATGAAAAAGATTTTATTTGTAACATCAGAGGCAGTGCCGTTTATAAAGACGGGAGGGCTTGCGGACGTAGCAGGTTCCCTGCCGAAGTATTTTGACCGTAAGAAGTATGACGTGCGCGTTATGCTGCCGAAATACATGTGCATGAAGGATGAGTGGAAGGATAAGCTCAGCTATAAGCTGCATTTTTACATGGATCTTAACTGGAGACAGCAGTATGTAGGGATTCTGGAACTGGAGCATGAAGGAATCACATTCTATTTCGTAGATAACGAGTATTATTTCAACGGATCAAAACCGTATGGTGATATTGCATATGATATCGAGAAATTTGCATTCTTCTCCAAAGCAGCGCTGAGTTCTCTGCCGCTTCTGGATTTCCGTCCGGATATTATCCACTGCCATGACTGGCAGACAGGACTCGTTCCGGTATTTTTGGATAACTTCCGTTACGGGAATGAATTCTTCCGCGGGATTAAGACGGTATTTACGATACATAACCTGAAGTTCCAGGGCGTTTGGGATAAGAAGACCATAAAAGATATTACAGGACTTCCGGAATACTATTTTGTACCGGATAAGCTGGAAGCATATAAAGATGCGAACTTCCTGAAAGGCGGTATTGTATACTCAGACCGTGTAACGACCGTTAGCGCAAGCTATGCGGAAGAGATCAAGACTCCGTTCTATGGAGAGAGACTTGACGGCCTTATGAACGCCAGATCGAACTGCCTGTCCGGTATCGTAAATGGTATCGACTACGAAGACTTTAACCCGGCGACCGATCCGCATATTGTGAGAACTTATTCTGTAGAGAATTTCCGAAAAGAGAAAGTGAAGAACAAGATCGCGCTTCAGGAAGAGTTGGGACTTGAAAAAGATCCGAAGAAGATGATGATCGGCGTTGTTTCCCGTCTGACAGACCAGAAGGGCTTCGATCTTGTGAATTATGTGATGGATGAACTGTGTCAGGACGCAGTACAGCTTGTTGTACTTGGTACAGGAGAAGAACAGTACGAGAACAGCTTCCGCTATTTTGCATGGAAGTATCCGGATAAGGTGGCGGCACTTATTTATTATTCCGAGCCGATGTCGCATAAGATTTATGCATCCTGCGACGCATTCCTGATGCCGTCTCTGTTTGAACCATGCGGACTTAGCCAGCTGATGAGTCTGCGCTATGGTACGGTACCGATCGTGCGTGAGACCGGCGGACTGAAAGATACGGTAGAGCCGTACAATGAGTATGAGAAGACCGGAACCGGATTCAGCTTCACCAATTACAATGCACATGAGATGCTGAACACGATTCGCTATGCGGAGCAGATCTACTATGACAAGAAACGCGATTGGAACAAGATTGTCGAACGCGGCATGCAGCAGGATTTCTCCTGGAAGAATTCCGCAAAATTGTACGAAGAATTGTATGAAAGCATGTAA
- the spo0A gene encoding sporulation transcription factor Spo0A gives MEQLNVAIADDNERMLELLSEIIANEKDLKLVGKAKNGEDMCHIIRDAKPDVVLLDLIMPKMDGLSVMERVHADKTMRKQPEFIVVTAIGQERITEDAFAKGAAYYILKPFNNETVLQRIRSIGRTKAPVPRAEEPVSMNEEAETKEDLEHMVTEMIHEIGIPAHIKGYHYLRDAILMAIDDMDVLNAITKVLYPTVAKKHQTTSSRVERAIRHAIEVAWSRGKLDTLEQLFGYTVSNGKGKPTNSEFIALVADTIRLRTKRR, from the coding sequence ATGGAGCAACTTAACGTAGCGATTGCCGACGATAACGAACGAATGCTGGAACTGCTGAGCGAAATCATTGCAAATGAAAAGGACTTAAAGCTGGTTGGAAAAGCGAAGAATGGAGAAGATATGTGTCATATTATCCGCGACGCCAAGCCGGATGTGGTCCTTTTGGATCTGATTATGCCGAAGATGGACGGGCTTAGTGTGATGGAGAGAGTACATGCGGATAAAACGATGAGAAAACAGCCGGAATTTATTGTGGTCACGGCAATCGGACAGGAGAGAATCACGGAAGATGCATTTGCAAAGGGAGCAGCTTATTATATACTAAAACCATTTAACAATGAGACAGTGCTGCAGAGAATCCGAAGCATTGGAAGAACGAAGGCTCCGGTGCCGCGGGCCGAGGAACCGGTGAGCATGAATGAGGAGGCGGAAACAAAAGAAGACCTGGAACACATGGTGACAGAGATGATTCATGAGATCGGGATTCCGGCGCATATCAAAGGATATCACTATCTGCGGGATGCGATCCTGATGGCCATTGACGATATGGACGTGCTGAATGCGATTACGAAGGTGCTTTATCCCACGGTAGCCAAAAAACATCAGACCACGTCCAGCAGAGTGGAGCGCGCGATCCGCCATGCGATTGAGGTGGCATGGAGCAGAGGAAAACTGGATACGCTGGAACAGCTTTTTGGTTACACGGTAAGCAACGGAAAAGGGAAACCGACCAATTCAGAATTTATAGCACTTGTGGCCGATACGATCAGATTACGGACAAAACGCAGATAA
- the spoIVB gene encoding SpoIVB peptidase: protein MAVRWYRRMLIILLVLTITLGGGYCFLELKKEALEQEVNAATSSGALLIPGGMPVGIYMETDGVMVLGTEEIESAGGERRAPSRHLVKDGDYIVGVDDEKVENKKELIEVVQNLSKKTVILHLRRNEEYIDVKVWPARDENGSYKLGIWVRDNVQGLGTVTFLNANSRFGALGHGIHDTDTGNLLEMSEGTLYETSIQNIKKGKSGNPGGMEGIIVYNHYNVLGSISKNTDCGIFGKIDRVDRVFQNQDAVPAAKGEEVHTGKAAIRCAVSGEVEEYEIEITKVDLSPREVNKGIEIRVTDPDLLALTGGIVQGMSGSPILQDGKLAGAVTHVFVQDSTKGYGIFIGNMLENLVE, encoded by the coding sequence ATGGCAGTCAGGTGGTACAGACGTATGCTTATTATTTTGTTAGTGCTTACAATCACACTGGGCGGAGGGTATTGTTTCCTGGAACTGAAAAAAGAGGCTCTGGAGCAGGAGGTAAATGCTGCCACATCGTCCGGCGCTCTTTTGATTCCGGGGGGAATGCCGGTTGGAATCTACATGGAAACGGACGGTGTGATGGTTCTGGGAACCGAAGAGATAGAAAGTGCGGGCGGCGAAAGACGGGCGCCGTCCCGGCATCTTGTGAAGGATGGAGATTATATTGTCGGCGTCGATGATGAGAAGGTGGAGAACAAAAAGGAACTTATCGAAGTAGTACAAAATCTGTCGAAAAAGACGGTGATTCTGCACCTGAGAAGAAATGAAGAGTATATTGATGTTAAAGTATGGCCGGCCAGAGATGAGAATGGTTCATACAAGCTGGGGATTTGGGTCAGGGACAATGTGCAGGGGCTTGGGACGGTTACATTTTTAAATGCGAACAGCCGCTTTGGTGCGCTGGGACACGGAATCCACGATACGGATACCGGGAATCTGCTGGAAATGTCCGAGGGAACCCTGTATGAGACCAGTATCCAGAATATTAAAAAAGGCAAGAGCGGAAATCCGGGCGGTATGGAAGGAATTATCGTTTACAATCACTATAACGTTCTGGGAAGTATTTCTAAAAATACGGACTGTGGCATATTTGGAAAAATAGACCGGGTGGACCGGGTATTTCAAAACCAGGATGCAGTTCCCGCGGCCAAAGGAGAGGAGGTACACACAGGAAAAGCTGCCATACGCTGTGCAGTCAGCGGGGAGGTAGAAGAGTATGAAATTGAAATAACAAAAGTTGACTTAAGTCCGAGAGAGGTTAACAAGGGGATCGAGATTCGGGTAACGGACCCGGACCTGCTTGCGTTAACCGGGGGGATCGTGCAGGGAATGAGCGGGAGCCCGATTCTTCAGGACGGAAAACTTGCCGGCGCCGTCACACACGTTTTTGTACAGGATTCGACAAAAGGCTACGGCATTTTTATCGGAAATATGCTGGAGAATCTTGTCGAATAA
- the recN gene encoding DNA repair protein RecN codes for MLLNLHVKNLALIDEAEVDFSEGLNILTGETGAGKSIVLGSVNLALGGRYTADLLRKGEKSGLVELTFEVKSEQTRKKLETMDIFPEDGQVIISRRLMEGRSTARINGETVTASRLRAAAQVLIDIHGQHEHQSLLYKKNHLTILDAFAQEAARIREEVKEAYRIYRADKKELEEADTDECERQKEMDFLEFEIQEIQNAGLSVAEEEEIEETYRKMTNGKQMVENLEEAYAYLAGEENASAAEAVGRAVRSVAEIQRLDERAGELYGQLLEVESLLSDVGRELRDYTDSFSFSPETFYEVETRLNEINRLKAKYGNSVEDILTYLDQKEQRLQVLKDYDQYLEGLKKRLRDSERQLAEKCAVLSRMRKERARTLAEQIKAALMDLNFLDVQFDIAFADTKGYTPEGTDEVEFMISLNPGQPLKPLAEVASGGELSRIMLAIKAVLADKDEIETLIFDEIDVGISGRTAQKVSEKMGVIGKRHQVICITHLAQIAAMADAHFAIEKHAESEKTTTSIRKLDEEASVRELARILGGAQITDKVLENAKEMKILASGLK; via the coding sequence ATGTTACTGAATTTACATGTAAAAAATCTTGCGCTGATTGATGAGGCGGAAGTAGATTTTTCGGAAGGACTGAATATACTGACAGGCGAGACCGGAGCGGGAAAATCCATCGTGCTGGGAAGTGTGAACCTTGCCCTGGGAGGGCGGTACACAGCGGATTTGCTGCGAAAGGGAGAAAAAAGCGGTCTTGTGGAGCTGACTTTCGAGGTAAAGAGCGAGCAAACCAGAAAAAAACTGGAAACAATGGATATTTTTCCGGAAGATGGGCAGGTTATCATCAGCAGACGGTTGATGGAGGGAAGAAGTACGGCCCGCATTAACGGCGAGACGGTGACGGCGTCAAGGCTGAGAGCGGCGGCACAGGTGCTGATCGACATTCACGGACAGCATGAGCATCAATCCCTGCTCTACAAGAAGAATCATCTGACGATCCTGGACGCATTTGCACAGGAAGCTGCCCGAATCCGTGAGGAAGTAAAGGAAGCATACCGCATTTATCGTGCGGATAAAAAGGAACTGGAAGAAGCGGATACCGATGAATGTGAGCGCCAGAAGGAGATGGATTTTCTGGAATTTGAGATTCAGGAGATTCAAAACGCCGGACTTTCCGTCGCGGAGGAGGAAGAGATCGAAGAAACTTACCGTAAAATGACAAACGGGAAACAGATGGTGGAGAATCTGGAAGAAGCCTACGCGTATCTTGCAGGGGAGGAAAATGCAAGTGCGGCCGAGGCGGTGGGGCGTGCGGTTCGGTCGGTTGCAGAGATTCAGAGACTGGATGAAAGAGCAGGCGAACTCTATGGACAGCTCCTTGAGGTGGAAAGCCTGCTTAGCGATGTGGGACGGGAGCTGCGTGATTACACGGATTCCTTCTCTTTTTCACCGGAAACGTTCTATGAAGTAGAGACGCGGCTGAATGAAATAAATCGATTAAAGGCGAAATATGGAAATTCTGTCGAAGATATTTTGACATATCTCGACCAAAAGGAACAAAGATTGCAGGTCTTGAAGGATTATGACCAATATCTGGAAGGACTGAAAAAGAGGCTGCGCGATTCAGAAAGGCAGCTTGCAGAAAAATGCGCCGTCCTCAGTAGAATGCGGAAAGAACGCGCCCGAACGCTGGCAGAGCAGATCAAAGCGGCGCTTATGGACCTGAACTTTTTGGACGTACAGTTTGATATCGCTTTCGCAGACACGAAGGGATATACCCCGGAAGGGACGGATGAGGTGGAATTCATGATCTCCCTGAACCCCGGCCAGCCGCTTAAGCCTCTTGCTGAGGTGGCATCCGGCGGAGAACTTTCCAGGATCATGCTGGCTATCAAAGCGGTGCTGGCGGATAAGGATGAGATTGAGACGCTGATTTTTGATGAGATCGATGTGGGAATCAGCGGACGGACAGCCCAGAAGGTCTCCGAAAAAATGGGAGTGATCGGAAAGCGTCATCAGGTCATCTGCATCACGCATCTGGCGCAAATCGCAGCGATGGCGGATGCACATTTTGCGATTGAAAAACATGCGGAATCAGAAAAAACGACGACCAGCATACGAAAACTGGACGAGGAAGCTTCAGTGAGAGAGCTGGCGAGAATATTGGGTGGAGCGCAGATTACCGATAAGGTACTGGAAAATGCGAAAGAAATGAAAATTCTGGCATCCGGTTTAAAATAA
- the argR gene encoding arginine repressor, whose translation MKGNRHAKIVELIHQYQIETQEELAQRLVEAGFKVTQATVSRDIRDLKLTKVPAENGRQKYAVLQNEKNVPEEKYIRILKDGFISMDMAQNILVIKTVSGMAMAVAAALDAMQWEEIVGCIAGDDTIMCAVRTVDDTILLIEKMKKLLGE comes from the coding sequence ATGAAAGGCAACCGACACGCAAAAATTGTAGAGTTGATCCATCAGTACCAGATTGAGACGCAGGAAGAGCTGGCCCAAAGGCTGGTGGAGGCAGGCTTCAAGGTGACGCAGGCGACGGTATCCAGGGACATCCGGGATCTGAAGCTGACGAAGGTACCTGCTGAAAATGGGAGACAAAAGTACGCGGTGCTTCAAAATGAGAAGAATGTACCGGAGGAAAAATATATCCGTATTTTAAAAGACGGTTTTATATCCATGGATATGGCGCAGAATATTCTGGTGATCAAGACGGTCTCCGGTATGGCTATGGCTGTGGCCGCAGCTCTGGACGCCATGCAGTGGGAAGAAATCGTGGGCTGCATCGCCGGAGATGATACCATTATGTGTGCGGTGCGTACTGTGGATGATACGATTCTTTTGATAGAGAAGATGAAGAAGCTATTGGGTGAATAG
- a CDS encoding NAD(+)/NADH kinase, with protein MNYFYIITNSMKDTDYAITDRIITCLEAHGKKCFLYEGGEVPGHMDCALVLGGDGTFIQASRKLLGMDVPMLGINMGTLGYLTEVEVQNVESAIEQLIEGRYAVEERMMLYGSVAGGTSDVALNDIVVGRNGSLKILHFNLYVNGEYLNSYQADGVVISTPTGSTAYNLSAGGPIVEPTASLILVTPICSHALNSSSIVFSDQDEIEIEIGSRRDGTPEEAAITFDGTDITTIRTGDRVRVKKSRDTAKIIKLSKISFLETLREKMKGN; from the coding sequence ATGAATTATTTTTATATTATTACAAATAGTATGAAGGATACGGACTATGCGATTACGGACAGGATCATCACCTGTCTGGAAGCGCATGGAAAAAAGTGTTTTTTGTATGAGGGCGGGGAGGTGCCCGGACATATGGATTGCGCGCTGGTGCTCGGCGGAGACGGAACCTTTATTCAGGCTTCCCGGAAGCTGTTGGGAATGGACGTGCCGATGCTTGGTATCAACATGGGGACGCTGGGGTATCTGACTGAGGTGGAAGTGCAGAACGTGGAGAGTGCGATCGAACAGCTCATAGAGGGAAGATACGCCGTGGAAGAAAGAATGATGCTGTATGGTTCTGTAGCAGGCGGTACCAGCGATGTGGCGCTGAATGATATTGTGGTGGGGCGGAATGGGTCCCTCAAGATCCTACATTTCAATCTGTATGTCAATGGAGAATACTTGAATTCCTACCAGGCGGACGGCGTGGTCATCTCGACCCCGACCGGATCTACGGCGTACAATCTGTCGGCGGGGGGACCGATCGTGGAGCCGACGGCTTCCCTTATTCTGGTTACGCCGATCTGTTCTCACGCACTGAACTCCAGCAGTATTGTTTTTTCGGATCAGGATGAGATCGAAATCGAGATCGGTTCAAGGAGAGACGGGACGCCGGAGGAAGCGGCTATCACGTTTGACGGAACAGACATTACCACGATTCGCACCGGAGACAGAGTACGCGTCAAGAAATCGCGCGATACGGCAAAGATCATTAAACTCAGCAAGATCAGCTTCCTGGAGACCTTGCGTGAAAAGATGAAAGGAAATTAG
- a CDS encoding TlyA family RNA methyltransferase, producing the protein MKERLDVLLVKRNLAASREKAKAIIMSGNVFVDGQREDKAGTAFEDTVQIEVRGHALPYVSRGGLKLEKAIRNFDLTVDQKVCTDVGSSTGGFTDCMLQNGARKVFAIDVGRGQLDWKLRQDERVVCMEKTNIRYVTPEDLGEPIDFSSIDVSFISLTKVLLPIRNYLKDEGEVVALIKPQFEAGREKVGKKGVVWEKSTHIEVIEKVINYALSIGFSVKALEFSPIKGPEGNIEYLVHLKKCVTGSAALAEEVSASKVADAAFETLAK; encoded by the coding sequence ATGAAAGAAAGGTTAGATGTATTACTGGTAAAAAGAAATCTGGCCGCGTCAAGGGAAAAGGCGAAGGCAATCATCATGTCCGGAAATGTATTTGTGGACGGTCAGAGAGAGGATAAAGCAGGGACGGCTTTTGAGGATACGGTGCAGATCGAAGTCAGGGGACATGCGCTTCCCTATGTGAGCCGCGGCGGCTTGAAGCTGGAGAAAGCGATCCGTAATTTTGACCTGACGGTCGATCAGAAGGTGTGTACGGATGTGGGTTCCTCCACCGGCGGTTTTACGGATTGTATGCTGCAGAACGGCGCAAGAAAAGTGTTTGCCATCGATGTGGGGCGCGGCCAGCTTGACTGGAAGCTGCGTCAGGACGAGCGTGTGGTGTGTATGGAGAAAACGAATATCCGTTATGTGACGCCGGAGGATCTGGGCGAACCGATCGATTTCTCTTCCATAGACGTGTCCTTTATTTCGCTGACCAAGGTGCTGTTGCCTATCCGGAATTATCTGAAGGATGAAGGAGAAGTGGTGGCGCTCATCAAGCCGCAGTTCGAAGCGGGAAGAGAGAAGGTCGGGAAAAAAGGCGTGGTGTGGGAAAAGAGTACGCATATCGAGGTGATCGAAAAGGTGATAAACTACGCGCTCTCGATTGGTTTTTCCGTAAAAGCACTGGAATTTTCGCCGATCAAAGGCCCGGAAGGAAATATCGAATATCTGGTACATTTGAAAAAATGTGTGACGGGCTCGGCAGCTCTTGCGGAAGAGGTAAGTGCGTCAAAGGTGGCGGATGCCGCTTTTGAGACACTGGCAAAATAG
- the dxs gene encoding 1-deoxy-D-xylulose-5-phosphate synthase — translation MYLEQIQKANDIKFLDEDELDDLAEEIRNFLIEKISRTGGHLASNLGVVELTMAMHLSFTLPEDKMIWDVGHQSYTHKLLTGRREGFERLRKYGGMSGFPKRKESDCDAFDTGHSSTSISAGLGYVRARDILKDDYYVVSVIGDGSLTGGMAYEALNNAATLKTNFIIVLNDNNMSISRNVGGMSRYLDGLRTAQAYADLKNAVELAVGSIPLGGEKMVRHLRRTKSSIKQLFVPGMFFEDMGIKYLGPVDGHNLKALNRAFKEAKRVHGPVLLHVLTTKGKGYYPAENNPAKFHGTGPYDIATGEPVGGDGKDSWTKVFSKVMLDLGKKDEKLTAITAAMEDGTGLSAFHAVYPERFFDVGIAEGHGVTFAAGLAAAGMHPVFAVYSSFLQRGFDQVIHDVCLQKLPVVFAIDRAGLVGADGETHQGVFDLSYLSMIPNMTVMSPKNKWEFADMLRFAVRLGSPVAVRYPRGTAYDGFKEFRASVEYGKSEVIFDEEGIALLTVGHMFETGVKVRENLKEIGYNCTLVNARFVKPVDEGMLLRLARDHRLIVTLEENVLSGGFGEKVREIAEKKCLSCRVLNMALPDDYIEHGSVEALRREVMLDADSITTRVVTEYLSRKCIEAGEKKE, via the coding sequence ATGTATCTGGAACAGATTCAGAAAGCAAATGATATTAAATTTTTAGATGAAGATGAACTGGATGATCTGGCGGAGGAGATCCGTAATTTTTTGATAGAGAAGATCAGTCGGACAGGGGGGCATCTGGCCTCCAATCTGGGCGTGGTGGAGCTGACGATGGCGATGCACCTAAGCTTTACACTACCGGAGGATAAGATGATCTGGGATGTGGGGCATCAGTCCTACACACACAAACTTTTGACAGGGCGCCGGGAGGGCTTCGAGAGACTTCGCAAATACGGGGGAATGAGCGGATTTCCGAAGCGCAAGGAGAGCGACTGCGATGCCTTTGACACCGGACACAGTTCCACGTCGATCTCGGCGGGGCTGGGATATGTGCGCGCAAGAGACATTTTGAAGGACGATTATTATGTGGTCTCTGTGATCGGAGACGGCTCCCTGACCGGAGGAATGGCTTATGAGGCGCTGAACAATGCGGCGACCTTGAAAACCAATTTTATTATTGTACTGAATGATAACAATATGTCGATTTCCAGAAATGTAGGCGGCATGTCGCGGTATCTGGACGGGCTGCGCACGGCGCAGGCCTACGCCGATCTGAAAAATGCTGTGGAGCTGGCAGTGGGCAGTATCCCGCTGGGCGGAGAGAAGATGGTCAGACACCTGCGGCGGACCAAGAGCAGTATCAAGCAGTTGTTTGTGCCGGGTATGTTCTTTGAAGACATGGGGATCAAATATTTAGGCCCTGTGGACGGGCATAATCTAAAGGCACTGAACCGGGCGTTCAAAGAGGCAAAACGTGTGCACGGCCCGGTGCTTCTCCATGTGCTGACCACAAAAGGAAAGGGGTATTACCCCGCAGAGAACAATCCGGCAAAGTTCCACGGAACCGGGCCCTACGACATTGCAACAGGCGAGCCGGTGGGCGGAGACGGAAAGGATTCCTGGACGAAAGTATTTTCCAAAGTGATGCTGGATCTCGGAAAGAAGGACGAGAAGCTGACGGCGATCACGGCGGCGATGGAGGACGGAACGGGACTTTCCGCCTTCCATGCGGTATACCCGGAGAGGTTCTTTGATGTGGGAATCGCGGAAGGACATGGCGTGACCTTTGCAGCCGGACTTGCGGCGGCGGGAATGCACCCGGTATTTGCAGTATATTCCTCGTTCCTGCAAAGAGGGTTCGATCAGGTGATCCATGATGTCTGTCTTCAGAAGCTGCCGGTCGTATTTGCCATTGACAGGGCCGGGCTTGTGGGTGCCGACGGAGAGACGCACCAGGGTGTGTTCGATCTGTCCTATTTGTCCATGATTCCGAACATGACGGTCATGTCACCGAAAAATAAATGGGAATTTGCCGATATGCTGCGGTTCGCGGTAAGATTGGGCTCTCCGGTTGCCGTCCGCTATCCGAGGGGAACGGCCTATGACGGGTTCAAAGAGTTCAGGGCGTCTGTCGAGTACGGGAAGAGTGAAGTCATCTTTGACGAGGAGGGAATCGCCCTTTTAACGGTGGGTCATATGTTTGAGACCGGTGTTAAGGTCAGAGAAAATCTAAAAGAGATCGGGTATAACTGTACCCTGGTCAATGCACGGTTCGTAAAGCCGGTGGACGAAGGGATGCTTCTTCGTCTCGCGCGGGATCACCGGCTTATAGTCACCCTGGAGGAGAACGTACTTAGCGGCGGATTTGGCGAGAAGGTCCGGGAGATCGCAGAAAAGAAATGTCTGTCCTGCCGGGTGCTGAATATGGCGCTCCCGGACGATTATATTGAACATGGCAGCGTGGAGGCGCTTCGCCGGGAAGTGATGCTGGATGCGGATTCGATCACGACCCGCGTCGTAACGGAATATCTTTCCCGCAAATGTATAGAAGCTGGGGAAAAGAAGGAATAG
- a CDS encoding polyprenyl synthetase family protein, with amino-acid sequence MNFKEEQQKKVQNIEEILKEYLPKPEGYQKEIMEAMEYSVMAGGKRLRPMLMRETFRLFGGEGRVVEPFMAAVEMIHTYSLVHDDLPAMDNDEYRRGRKTTHVVYGEAMGILAGDALLNYAFETAVKAFEIEPKEGQRISAALKILAQKAGIFGMIGGQVVDVASCGTGLDQKMLDFIYELKTGALIECAMMVGAVLAGAREEDVRKVEKIASDVGIAFQIQDDILDVTSTTEELGKPVHSDEKNEKTTYVTLKGLEEAAKDVEKLSKEALMLLMDLPGENPFLTELIRELIHRRK; translated from the coding sequence ATGAATTTTAAAGAAGAACAGCAGAAGAAGGTACAGAATATAGAAGAAATCCTGAAAGAATACTTACCAAAACCGGAGGGATATCAGAAAGAGATCATGGAGGCGATGGAGTACAGCGTGATGGCAGGCGGAAAACGTCTGCGGCCGATGCTGATGCGCGAGACCTTTCGCTTATTCGGCGGGGAAGGACGAGTCGTGGAGCCGTTTATGGCGGCGGTGGAAATGATTCATACCTATTCGCTGGTGCATGACGATCTTCCGGCTATGGATAACGATGAATACCGCCGCGGCAGAAAAACGACGCACGTGGTGTATGGAGAGGCCATGGGCATTCTGGCGGGAGACGCGCTCCTTAACTATGCGTTTGAGACGGCAGTTAAGGCTTTTGAGATCGAACCAAAGGAGGGCCAAAGGATAAGCGCGGCGCTTAAGATCCTGGCCCAAAAGGCGGGCATTTTTGGAATGATCGGCGGTCAGGTCGTGGATGTAGCTTCCTGCGGAACAGGTCTTGATCAGAAAATGCTGGATTTTATCTATGAACTGAAGACCGGGGCTTTGATCGAATGTGCGATGATGGTCGGAGCTGTACTTGCGGGCGCCCGGGAAGAGGATGTGCGTAAGGTGGAGAAGATCGCTTCCGATGTGGGAATCGCGTTCCAGATTCAGGATGATATTCTTGATGTGACCAGTACCACCGAGGAACTGGGAAAACCGGTTCACAGTGATGAAAAGAATGAGAAAACGACCTATGTGACACTGAAAGGCCTGGAGGAAGCGGCGAAGGACGTGGAGAAGCTCTCAAAGGAGGCGCTCATGCTGCTGATGGATCTCCCCGGAGAGAATCCATTCCTTACGGAACTGATCCGGGAATTGATTCACAGAAGAAAATAA
- the xseB gene encoding exodeoxyribonuclease VII small subunit → MEEKVRAREEAKDQESLESLFVGLDDVVEKLEQGDTSLEESFRLYQAGMEMLKKCSEKIDAVEKQVLILEENGETHEF, encoded by the coding sequence ATGGAAGAAAAAGTTAGGGCCCGGGAAGAGGCAAAGGACCAGGAGAGTCTGGAGAGCCTTTTTGTAGGTTTGGATGATGTAGTGGAGAAACTGGAGCAGGGGGATACCTCCCTGGAAGAATCCTTCCGGCTCTATCAGGCAGGAATGGAAATGCTGAAGAAATGCAGCGAGAAGATCGACGCGGTGGAAAAACAGGTTTTGATCCTGGAGGAGAATGGAGAGACGCATGAATTTTAA